GGTAACTGGAGACATTCACTATAATCTGGATGGACATTGCTACTTTGATGTTTGTTCTTGTGCTGCTTTTGACGAAGCCAGCTACGAATCTGATGAAGATATTCGCATACGTCGAAGAAAGATCCGCTCTACAAAAGATATCTCGAAGAAGCTGGATGCCTTAATGCAACCTAAGCGAGTGGTTCGCCTAGAGGTCAAGACTGAAGAAGATAAGAGCACCTCCTAGAGGTTTTCAAAATAGGGTATAAAATTTAATATAGTTAGATAATTAACTTTTGGTTTTTTTTTTTCAAAATATATCGGCATTGATGGTTCATAGTAGTTGATCCACAAAATACATAGCTTTGTTAATATAAATTTTCTTGACACTGGTTGAATGGTTCGTATATAGTGAGGTTCCCCAAACTGTTCCGCGATAAGCTTTTTATTTCTTGATTAGCCTTTCGTGACTGTCTCTACACGGTGATATGGAGCAGGAACTGGAGAGTGATTCATCACTGTCTATTCTGCAAAGAGTTTAATGAGACCAAAGATCACCTATGTTTTACTTGTCCCTACTCTTATTCAATTTGGACTATTCTCTCTTCAAACCTTCTCTATTCCATGATTAATACGGACTGGCATAACGTCGAGATCCATATCTATCTCTAGCCATCCAAGTGCTTTGGCAATCACTTCAAGCTTCAGTTGGTGACCTCTCGCTGGATCACTCAGCTTCGGGATGATAAAAAAAAAAGAGTTATGAAACTGAAGAAACCTGAGAGTGTTTTACAACAACTACTTACATTTTCTTCATGAGTCTCTGGTAGACTTGGAGTTCCAGCTTTTCCAAGACACCGGACCTCAAGAACCTGATTGATATCAAGTTGTTCAGTGATCTAATAAGAGAAAAAGACAAAAATAGCACTAAATCAAGTTTTTGTTCCCAAACTAGCACTCAAAGTCAAAAGTCACAAAAATAGCATTTAATGTTTTATCAAAAGTCACAAATTTAGGGTTTAGAGTTAAAGGGTGAGGTTTAGGATTTAGGGTTTAGGGTTTAGAGTTTAAGGTTTATAGTTTAGGGTTTAGGGTTTAGGGTTTAGAGTTTAGGGTTTAGGGTTTAGAGTTGAGAAATGAGGTTTTGGGGATAAGATTTCAAATTTTGAGAAATAAAAAAATTAAAATTTTCAAAAGATAAAATGCTATTTTGGTCATTTTAGTTTTTGAGTGCTATTTTTGTGATATAAACTTAGAAATGTGCTATTTTGGAGATTTGCCCATCTAATAATACAAATTAAACAATCTTATATATGATTGACTAACAAGAGCATCTCTACTCTCATTTAACCTGTTAGCTCTATAACTAACCAGCCACTGCTGAGCTGTGAACACAGCTACAATACACTAGAAGCCACCTACGCTAATCACAATGCTCTTACACTAGTCTAACACAAGGATGTAGATAAGTACAGTAAGAGGTCAACAGAAAGACATACCGATCTTCTTGTTCTTGAAGAGCTATGTTGACGAAGCCTGAGATCACCCTTTCTCAGAGCTTGCACAACATTCATGTACTGGACACATAGCGAAGTTGGATTAAGAGATATCAATTTGATGTATAATTGAAGAGACTATTACAAAACAAAAGGAATAGTTGTTACCTCATGAAGATTATACTTTGGCAGCAGTTTATCGTTTGGTAAGATTCCTAAAGAAAGTTTCACTGGTATTAAATACTTCAATATCATCCTGAATATAATAAGCCAATTATCCTCATAAAGCAATGAAACGCATAAAGGTTAATCACTAATCAGAGAGTAAACCACAAAATGAACCACAGAAAATCTATCAGTGACTCACCAGCAGGAAAACTCTCGTTGAAGACTTCAAATCTTCCAGTATAACACATGTATGTAACCTGCATAGTTTGTGAATTATAAAAAAAAAAAAAAAAACATAAAATAAATGTATAATGAAAATCCGGAGGCCAGAAACTAAAACTGCACAGGACATTGTCTCTTCTCGCAAACTCAATATCCGAGCAGTATCAATATACTCAAGGAAGATTCAGTCCTATCCAAGTAGACACATGAACTCAAATTTTATCACATGGTTTGAAGCCCCAATCTAGAACTTATTAACCAAAACAGAGAAATTTAAGCACCTGGAAGAGAGAGAGAGGAGGCGACAAAGCATAAAAGAGTCTTCGTATGAAACGGCGCCGCAGAAGCGGTTTAGATACTCAGTGATTCGCCACCCATACATCTCTGCGTCGATTACCGTGGAAAAAGAACCGGTTCGGTTTAGGTTGGTTTTATAAGAACGGTAGACCGGTTCGATTACGAAAATTAAATCGACTCATATTTTTAAAACATAACCGTCGGGAGAAACGCGTGTTGTCAAACGCTTGATCGATTCGAGACCGACTCAAAAATGAGAGAGAGAGAGAGAGAGACGGCATGGGTGTTATCAAACGCATTAAATTATCTCCGAAATCAAAACTAGTTTTCGTATTTTCTCTCTTCTTATATCGATCCAGATTAGTAATAAGTGTTTTGATCTCTTTCTGCAAATCGTGAATTCGCATCAAATCTCTCATGGCAATTTTATTGATGTTGATCAGAAGTTTCCTTTTCTCGTTCGCCTGGAACCGATCCCACTCTCGCTCGTCGTCGAGGTACATCTCTGTATGTTTTAGGGTTTCCAAAATTGTTCAAATCCACAATAATACAAATTAAACAATCTTATATATGATTGACTAACAAGAGCATCTCTACTCTCATTTAACCTGTTAGCTCTATAACTAACCAGCCACTGCTGAGCTGTGAACACAGCTACAATACACTAGAAGCCACCTACGCTAATCACAATGCTCTTACACTAGTCTAACACAAGGATGTAGATAAGTACAGTAAGAGGTCAACAGAAAGACATACCGATCTTCTTGTTCTTGAAGAGCTATGTTGACGAAGCCTGAGATCACCCTTTCTCAGAGCTTGCACAACATTCATGTACTGGACACATAGCGAAGTTGGATTAAGAGATATCAATTTGATGTATAATTGAAGAGACTATTACAAAACAAAAGGAATAGTTGTTACCTCATGAAGATTATACTTTGGCAGCAGTTTATCGTTTGGTAAGATTCCTAAAGAAAGTTTCACTGGTATTAAATACTTCAATATCATCCTGAATATAATAAGCCAATTATCCTCATAAAGCAATGAAACGCATAAAGGTTAATCACTAATCAGAGAGTAAACCACAAAATGAACCACAGAAAATCTATCAGTGACTCACCAGCAGGAAAACTCTCGTTGAAGACTTCAAATCTTCCAGTATAACACATGTATGTAACCTGCATAGTTTGTGAATTATAAAAAAAAAAAAAAAAACATAAAATAAATGTATAATGAAAATCCGGAGGCCAGAAACTAAAACTGCACAGGACATTGTCTCTTCTCGCAAACTCAATATCCGAGCAGTATCAATATACTCAAGGAAGATTCAGTCCTATCCAAGTAGACACATGAACTCAAATTTTATCACATGGTTTGAAGCCCCAATCTAGAACTTATTAACCAAAACAGAGAAATTTAAGCACCTGGAAGAGAGAGAGAGGAGGCGACAAAGCATAAAAGAGTCTTCGTATGAAACGGCGCCGCAGAAGCGGTTTAGATACTCAGTGATTCGCCACCCATACATCTCTGCGTCGATTACCGTGGAAAAAGAACCGGTTCGGTTTAGGTTGGTTTTATAAGAACGGTAGACCGGTTCGATTACGAAAATTAAATCGACTCATATTTTTAAAACATAACCGTCGGGAGAAACGCGTGTTGTCAAACGCTTGATCGATTCGAGACCGACTCAAAAATGAGAGAGAGAGAGAGAGAGACGGCATGGGTGTTATCAAACGCATTAAATTATCTCCGAAATCAAAACTAGTTTTCGTATTTTCTCTCTTCTTATATCGATCCAGATTAGTAATAAGTGTTTTGATCTCTTTCTGCAAATCGTGAATTCGCATCAAATCTCTCATGGCAATTTTATTGATGTTGATCAGAAGTTTCCTTTTCTCGTTCGCCTGGAACCGATCCCACTCTCGCTCGTCGTCGAGGTACATCTCTGTATGTTTTAGGGTTTCCAAAATTGTTCAAATCCACTGAAACCAAACGATGTATGCCTCTCTATGTTATGGTTTCGTGTAACTCCTGTACCAAACGCTGTCGTTTTTTTCAGTTCTGATCATATTTGTTTTCATCTTTGCGACACTAGTATTTACTGTTCGTAGCTTCTTTTATACTCACTTCTTTGGAGTTTTATAACAGAAACAGAGAATAAGAAGAAGAAGAAGAAGAAGAAGACTTTAAACAAAATTCAAGCGATGAAGCTTTCGGTGGATGACAAGCAGTGTGAGTTAGAGCAGATGACAGAACATTACCTCAAAAGCAACCTGTGAGGAAAACAAGGGGTATATATTTCTAATGCCTCACGTAGCATTTCACATACGAGTTTTATAACATAAATGTTCCTGAAGATTTTAGCTTTTTTTTTGCAGTGATCTTTGTTTCTCCTTTGGTTTTTTTTTGCAGTGATCTTTGTTTCACATACGAGTTTTATAACATAAATGTTCCTGAAGTTGTTTTGGGATGGCAAATAAAACCAAACGGATTATAAGTCTCAAGGCAAAAAAAGACTGTGCTTTACTACCCACGGCTTTGTTCAAATATGTTTGCAGTTATTTGAATGGAATGGAGTTAATGACCACGGTTTGAGAATGTCTTAAGACAGAGACTACAAATTGAAAACCGATTCCTTACTGTACCATCACGGACTATGGATCACTAAAACGACTTGTTGGAGGAAAATGTAATACGATAGTTCTTTAGACGAAGACAATGACAATTAGCCAGTTTAATGACTTGCTGGATGGAAATAAACGTCCAGCTGCTTATAAAAAGGTCATTATAAAACACAACGGCTTAAAAGTCTTAAGACAAAAGACTTTGGATTACTAGTAGTACCAACGGCTTTGCCCACATCTAGATTTTCAATTATTTTGATGGAATTAAGTTAATGACCAACGGCTTAAGAAAGTCTTAAGACAGAGACTACTAATTGAAAATAGATTCCCTTACAATTCAAGGCTTGCGAATGTCTTTATACAAAGGCAATGGGATTGGTTAAAAAACAAAATATATGTCTTTAGACAAAGAATTGCTGGATGGAAATAAACGACCAGCTGCTACCATACAAGTCACTAGTATGGTAAATAAAACAACACACGGCTTAAGAGCACAAAAGACTTTGTGTTATACCCACGGCTAAATAGTCTTAAAGACCAAAGACTTTACTTACCACTGACGGCTTGCCCAAATCTATTTTCAGTTATTTGAATGGAATGGAGTTATTAACGACCAATGGGTTGAGAAAGTCTTAAGACAAAGACCAATAACTGAAAACAGATTCCTTACTTTACCACCCACGGCTTACAAATATCTTTTAGATAAAGAGAATGAAAATAGGGTGATAAAGAGAATGAAAATGGGAAAATAAGACCATATGGTTTACAAGTCTTAAGACAAAAGACTTTTTTTACTACCCACGGCTTTCAATATTCTGTTTTTGATCTATGGATGGATGGAGAAAGTCTTAAGACAAAGGCTACAGGTTGAAAACAGATTCCTTACTTCACTACTCATGGCTTACAAAAAAAAGACATGTTGGATGGATATATATTACAATAGGGCTGGCAGTGTTTAGACTTGTGTCCATCCATAGAAGGAACAAGGTGGACATACTACGTAAGTAAAGACTAATTATTTTTCTTTCCTCAGGTATGTGCTTCAAAAGTCGTTCATATTGTGTGAGAGGTTCTGAAGAGATTCCAAGTGTAGCAGACTTCTGTGACAGGTATTTTCTTTTCAAACCTCTTTGTAACTAGTTTAGTCTCATGTAGTTTAAACTTGCTTGACTCTAGAAACTATATGGGTTATCCACTAACCCCCTTTGTTGAACATTCTGAAATTGGGCAAATGACATTCATGTAGTTGTATAACTAATTTTGGCTGTCGTATAAGCTTCCTACATTTCGCATTATGCATTCATTTGATTGTTGTATGCATATTTTGCATCATGTGTTTACACTTCTGCATTCTACATTTTACAATACATTCTGCATTTTGCATCATTTTCTTGCAATCTTACAATATTCTTCAGCATTGAGCGTCCTACATTTTGCATTATGCATCATTTCTTTACACATGGGTTTTTCATTTTACAATACTGATGTAGCGTACATCCTCTTGCGCTTAGGTTTTAGTTTTGCTTCCTTTTCCTATTGTCTTTATTCTTTCCTTTTCCGATAAGGATCAATTGATCCAATATCTTTTAAGTTTAGGTTTTCTTCGTCGTTATATATAGTATCATCTCTGCTTTGTGAGGGATACAACTTTTGAATTATTGATTAATAAACTAGAGCGTTGGTGTTAACAAACTCTTAAATCCTTACTTCCGGGCATTCTCTAAGAATTCAACGGCTTTAAGAAGGCTTAGATAGCGGGCATTCTCAGAATTCAACGATATCTTTGCATTATCGGTTACTAGACGGTACTTCCGCTCCGTCAATTGGTATCAGAGACCTTTTTAATTACGTTTTAGTCGTGATTATCGATCTTCGGTTTCAATGGCACCTCGTCCAAACGAATGGACACAGATGCAACAATTCCTAGAAGATTTTCAGGAGAACTTTCAAGATAATATGAGACGAACGATGGCTGAAGCAATTCAAGCCGGAGTCCAGGCCGGAGTTCAAGCCGCTTTCGCCGCCAATGCCGTGAACGCAGACCCAGCTGCTCAACCGCAGCGTCAACAACGTCGCAATAACCCGGTGTTCGAGGAACAAAACGACGATTCCGGTGCTGATAACCCGTTCGGCGACGACGACAATCAACATCCTAATCTCAACCGAGGACAACAACACAGGAATGATAATGATTCCCGTTGGTTTTCAGGGATCAAGGTAGACATCCCCGAGTTCCATGGTGGATCACAACCGGAAGAACTACTTGATTGGTTGGTAGCCGTCGATGAATTCCTTGAGTTCAAAGAAGTTTCAGCAAACAAGCAAGTTCCCTATTGCAACAACTCGATTCCGCGGTCACGCTGCGTCTTGGTGGAATCAACTTAAGGTTTCACGTAACCGTCGCGGAAAAGACAAAATCACCTCTTGGGATAAGCTTAAGAAACACTTGCGCAAAACATTTATACCTTATAATTTTGAGCGCCTGCTGTTTCAAAAGTTTCATAATATTCGACAGGGCAATCGTTCGGTGGACGAATACGCGACTGAGTTCTATCAACTCCTAACTCGTGTAGACATCCACGATTCTGAGGATCAGCTTGTCGCACGATTCATTGCAGGCTTACGTCCACAATTACAGATCATGTTACACCAATTCGACCCGGGTTCGGTGGCAGAAGCTAAGCAACGGGCTTTATTGGTCGAACAACAAATGCGGTACACGGCAAACGCGTGGACGGGAAACTCACGGCAACGCAGCAATACGGTCACAGACGATAGCAAAACATCTTCGGGCCTTGATTCAACGAACAGTACCCGCAGGAATAATCGCCCAACAGAAACCAACGCAGCTACCAACACCAATGATGCACGACCACCAGCTCGCATTAACGCTTTACGGTGTTTTACGTGCGGAGAAACCGGACATAGACAAACAGCTTGTCCTAACGCTGGACGTCGGGGCCTCATGGCGAATGACAGAGATCTGATAGGCGATCCCATATACGACACGGAGGATGGGCAATTTGATGATATCGACGAAGGGGAGTTGAGCGGTGATACGGGCACTCTGCTTATGTTGCGACGTAATTGTTTTGCCCCTATATCAAGTGAAGCAGTCCAACGAACAGCTCTCTTCAGCTCCACCTGCACCATCAAAGGAAAGGTGTGCCGTTTTGTCATTGACTCAGGGTGCTCGGCTAATATAGTTTCCGAGGAAGCTGTACGCAAACTCTCCCTCACAACGGAGAACCACCCCCATCCATACCGACTCTCATGGATGCAAGCAGGTGCAGATGTTAATATCTCTAAACGCACATTGCTCACATTCTCCATCGGATCGTCCTACAAGGATACAGTGTATTGCGATGTAGCCCATATGGATGTGTCACACATAATTTTGGGTCGGCCTTGGCAATACGACAGGGAGGTGATTCACAACGGGAAGCTCAACACAAACTCTTTTATGTTCCAAGGACGAAAGATCACGTTGCTTCCTTCCCCAGAAGCCGACCAGGCATTCGCCAACAACAACCAACGAGAGGACTCAAAAAAGGGTTTGATAATCGTATCCAAATCAAAATTTGAAGATGAGATACGTATGTGTGGACAAATATATGCATTAGTGGCGACTGACATAACGACCACTCCAACAGCGATAATACCCTCGGCGTTTTCGGCTCTTACCAAAGAATTCGGAGACTTGTTTCCCGACGAACTCCCAAGCGGCCTGCCACCACTACGAGACATCCAACACCACATTGACCTCGTCCCTAACGCCACTTTGCCTAACCGAGCTCACTATCGAATGAGCCCCGCAGAGCATGAAGAACTGCGACGCCAAGTGGAGGACCTGTTACACAAAGGATACGTTCGCGAGAGCCTTAGCCCTTGTGCCGTCCCAGCACTCCTCATCCCAAAGAAAGACAAGACATGGCGAATGTGCGTGGACAGTCGGGCAATCAACAAGATCACAACCCGTTACAGGTTCCCAATCCCACGCCTAGACGATCTTTTGGACCAAATCTGTAAAGCAACAATCTTTACCAAACTAGATCTCAAGAGTGGATATCATCAGATTCGGATTCGACCGGGAGATGAATGGAAAACTGCGTTTAAAACGCGAGAAGGTCTTTTCGAATGGCTAGTCATGCCATTTGGTTTATCCAATGCACCTAGCACGTTCATGCGTATCATGAATCAAGCTTTGCGCCCGTTTATCGGTAGATTTGTGGTCGTCTATTTCGACGACATTCTCATCTTCAGCTCCACTTTGGACGAGCACCTTCGCCATCTCCAAGAAGTGTTACTAGCGCTTCGTCAAGAAAAACCTTATGTCGCGCGGCAGAAGTGCGAATTTGGGGTATCCGAGGTCTTGTTTTTAGGATATGTGGTCTCGGCTGCTGGTCTTCGCGTAGACCTACATAAAGTATCAGCGATTGCCTCGTGGCCCACACTGACTACAATTACTGAAGTGCGCAGCTTTCACGGCTTGGCGTCTTTCTACCGGCGATTCGTGAACAACTTCAGTACAATAATGTCACCAATCACGGATTGCATGAAGCAATCAACCTTTGTGTGGACGCCAGAAGCTTCGCAAGCATTCGACCTTATCAAGATCAAATTAACGACATCCCCTGTTCTGGTGCTTCCCAATTTTGACATCCCATTCGAACTACATTGTGATGCAAGCAAGTTGGGCATTGGAGCAGTCCTTAGCCAACAGGGTCGTCCGGTTGCGTACTATAGCGAGAAGATGGCAGGAGCACGCGCTCGTTACATCACATACGACGTGGAATTTTATGCGATAGTACAGGCTATTAAACATTGGCGCCACTGCTTGGCTCATAAGGAGTTTGTTTTATTCACAGATCATGTTGCACTGAAGTACTTGGGAACACATGATAAGATCTCATCTCGACATGCGTCTTGGACAGCCTTTCTTCAGCAGTTCACGTTCGTCATCAAACACCAATCTGGCAAACTCAACAAAGTGGCAGACGCTTTAAGTCGACGCCACGCTTTGGTTTCGACGCTACGGGTCTCGGTCACGGGCTTTGAGTGCTTCGCTGAGATGTACCCGACCGATCCATTTTTCTCACCTATATGGACGGATCTTCAGCACGGGGTACGGTCCGACTTCTCACTAGTGGACAGTTTTGTCTTCAAAGGCAATTGTCTTTGTGTACCCGACTGCAGTTTGCGTCTCCAGATTATCAAAGAACTACATAGCGAGGGTCACATAGGTCGTGATAGGACGTTGAAGCTCGTCACAGAGTCATACTTTTGGCCAGCCATTCGACGCGATGTTGAAAGGTTTGTGACCCGCTGTACGACCTGCCAACAGGGTAAAGGACACGCATCCAATGCTGGCCTTTACTTACCCTTACCAATTCCCACACAACCATGGAGTGATATCAGCATGGACTTTGTCCTGGGCCTTCCCCGAACTCAGCGCGGCAATGATTCAATTTTTGTCGTGGTGGATCGATTCTCGAAGATGGCCCATTTTATCCCGTGTAAAAAGACGTCAGACGCGGTGCAAATCGCCATTTTGTTCTTTCGCGAGATTTATCGTTTACACGGTCTCCCTGTTTCAATCGTCACTGACCGCGATTCTAAATTCATTAGTCACTTTTGGTGTTCCCTGTGGAAGTTACTCAAAACTAGCCTGAACATGAGTTCCGCGTATCATCCCCAAACTGATGGTCAAACGGAAGTAACTAATCGAAGCTTGGGTAATATGCTGCGGTGCTTGGTCGGCGACAACCTCCGTTCGTGGGATACGATTCTTTGCCAGACAGAGTTCGCACATAACCATGCTAACAATCGCAGCCTGGGTTTCAGTCCCTTCAAAGTCGTCTATGGCGTTCAACCTCGGGGTCCTTTGTCTTTGACGACTGTGCCGCAACCGGGAGAGTTCCATGGGCGAGCAGTAGAGCTAGTGGATGAATTGACGAGCATACATGCGCGGGCGCAGGACAACTTGCAGGGCACTTCTATCAAGTATAAACGGTCCGCTGATAAACGCGGGCGTGAGGTACATTTTCAAGTCGGAGAGTTTGTTTGGGCTGTTTTGATTAAGGAGCGCTTTCCAGTGGGACAGTATAATAAGCTCAAACCACGAAAGATAGGGCCAGTGGAGATCGTGGAGAAGATTAACGCAAATGCGTATCGTCTCGCGTTGCCTCTTCATGTCCACACGGCTGATGTTTTTAATGTTCGGCATTTGTTCAAATACGAACCCGGTGACATTATCCTTGCTGGATTCGTGGACGAATCCTCCTTAGGGAGGGAGACCTGATGCAGCGTACATCCTCTTGCGCTTAGGTTTTAGTTTTGTTTCCTTTTCCTATTGTCTTTATTCTTTCCTTTTCCGATAAGGATCAATTGATCCAATATCTTTTAAGTTTAGGTTTTCTTCGTCGTTATATTAGTATCATCTCTTCTTTGTGAGGGATACAACTTTTGAATTATTGATTAATAAACTAGAGCTTTGGTGTTAACAAACTCTTAAATCTTTACTTCCGGGCATTCTCTAAGAATTCAACGGCTTTAAGAAGGCTTAGATAGCGGACATTCTCAGAATTCAACGATATCTTTGCATTATCGGTTACTAGACGGTAATTCCGCTCCGTCAAATACATTCTGCAGTATTCATCTCCCTTGCAATTTTATAGTTAAATTTGGATGTCTGAGCACTTACGACATACCGCAACGTGATTCATATAAGATTAATATATTATATTCTTTAAAGTCTTATCTATTGAAAAGTTTAAAAACAAAAAGTCTATCTATTGACTCTTTCGAAAATTGTTTTGGTATGGTACTAATGTATAAGATTAATACATAGTTGATGCCTTGATGGGCCGTGGAAATCTATTGAATCATGGTGTTTTTTTTTTTAACGTCTGATTAATTATGCTATTACAACGATGAGAAATATTACATAGACGATTCTACAGCCGACAATTCTACCATCATATGAGAATGCATGTCTGACTGCATCGCTCCGAGCCGTCCTATGAGATCCATGTTCGATGATACGCCTTTGCACCATGCTGAAGACCTCTTGTAACCATTTTTCTCCATGATCTGCATAATTTGCGTCTTCTGGGATTTGAACCCCAGATCTCCTGGTGTAGAAGCATTAATAAATCCTTAATCAAACCACTGGACTAAGGGGCTTCCACAAATCATGGTGTTTTAATAATACTTTTATGATTGATGTCAAAAATCAGGAAATTGATATTATTTGAACTCTATTTTTGCTCTCCTTTGAATGTGCTTTAATTTTTGCTGTTATTTATTTAGTCTAAATGTTATATTTCTATTATTTTATTTCGGTTCTAAGAACCGTTTTTTGGGTTCTAGGAATTTGTATTGTCTGTTATTTATTCCATATGTAACCTTTCAGGAAGATGGTATTTATTAATATTTTCCTATTTGTTAGTTTTTTTTTTAATAATAATTATATTAAAATCAAACCGGATAACCGGAATACAGTTCAGATTACAAGTTCGATTTGAACAAAATTTCTCAAAGTCTACAAATCGCTAAAACCCGTTTCGCCCACCCACTAAACTTGGCACATTCCGCGAGTCCGCTTTTTATATCCCTAAGAATCAATTGCCGTTCTCAACCATTGACGATGACCATGAGAACGTGAGGTTCTCGTCGTTGCCTTGGATGCCGGGAATTCCCATGTCGTCTCTGGTGTAGCTAGCTTCTGATGAACGCCTCAAACTTGTAATCGTCACCAACATTGAAGCTCTAGACGACAAGAGATGAGAAGGGGAAGAGGACACAAACCCGAAGATAGAGCAAAGACCCCGCTGTACAATCTCACCTCAAACGCCAATAGCCGCATTGACCAAAGGAACGCGAAGCACCTCCGACAATAACAACCTGCAGAAAGACGGATTCGAGAAGATAGCAGCATATGGACTGGAATAAGCTCAATGACCTGCAAAAGGAAAGTGAAAGAAAACACTACCATAGACATCAACTGATACCCATGGCACTGGGATGTGTTGCCTTCCCGATTGGTGACTCCGGTGAGGTAAAGGACC
This genomic interval from Brassica oleracea var. oleracea cultivar TO1000 chromosome C2, BOL, whole genome shotgun sequence contains the following:
- the LOC106320588 gene encoding uncharacterized protein LOC106320588; this encodes MCYTGRFEVFNESFPAGILPNDKLLPKYNLHEYMNVVQALRKGDLRLRQHSSSRTRRSITEQLDINQVLEVRCLGKAGTPSLPETHEENLSDPARGHQLKLEVIAKALGWLEIDMDLDVMPVRINHGIEKTVMNHSPVPAPYHRVETVTKG
- the LOC106323774 gene encoding uncharacterized protein LOC106323774, encoding MAEAIQAGVQAGVQAAFAANAVNADPAAQPQRQQRRNNPVFEEQNDDSGADNPFGDDDNQHPNLNRGQQHRNDNDSRWFSGIKVDIPEFHGGSQPEELLDWLVAVDEFLEFKEVSANKQGNRSVDEYATEFYQLLTRVDIHDSEDQLVARFIAGLRPQLQIMLHQFDPGSVAEAKQRALLVEQQMRYTANAWTGNSRQRSNTVTDDSKTSSGLDSTNSTRRNNRPTETNAATNTNDARPPARINALRCFTCGETGHRQTACPNAGRRGLMANDRDLIGDPIYDTEDGQFDDIDEGELSGDTGTLLMLRRNCFAPISSEAVQRTALFSSTCTIKGKVCRFVIDSGCSANIVSEEAVRKLSLTTENHPHPYRLSWMQAGADVNISKRTLLTFSIGSSYKDTVYCDVAHMDVSHIILGRPWQYDREVIHNGKLNTNSFMFQGRKITLLPSPEADQAFANNNQREDSKKGLIIR